In Bacteroidota bacterium, the genomic stretch GAATAAAGTAATTTTATGTATATGAAGTTCTATAATTTTTTCCTATCCCTTTTGCTGGTTGCATGGACTTCCACGGGTACTGCTATTGGGCAGGGCTCCTGGTCGCTGCGGAAGTGCATTGATTATGCCATAGCACACAATCTGCAGGTAAAGCAGCAGGAGGTGAATGCCAGGATGAGCGAGAATACTTATCTTCAGTCAAGATTGGATGTTTTGCCAAACTTGAATGCTTCCGGAGGGTTTAACTATTCACTGGGGCGTGCGCTAGATCAAACGACTTATCAATTTACAAGTAATCAGAAAATTAAATCTTCGAATTTTTCGGTCAACAGTTCGGTGAACTTATTTTCAGGTTTTCAGCAGGCCAACACTATCAAACAGAATCATTTTAATTTAATGGCCAGTTTATCCAATGTCGAAAAAGTAAAAAATGATATTTCGCTGAATATAGCTTCCGCATTTCTGCAAATCCTGTTTTGCCAGGAATTGCTGGAGGTCGCCAACAATCAGCTTGAACTGAGCCAACAGCAGGTGGATCATACCCGGACATTGTACAATGCAGGCAGCGTACCGCAGGGCAAGCTGTTTGAAATTCAGGCGCAGGCAGCCTCAGACGAGCTTCAGGTTGTAAACAGCCAGAATTCACTGGATCTGTCAAAGCTCACCCTGATCCAGTTGCTTGATCTTGATTCGATTAAAAATTTTGAAATAGAAAAGCCCAACCTGGGATTCATTAAAATTGATACTCTTGAGTTTACGATTGATTCGGTATTCAACCGTGCTCAGGAATTACCCCAAATCAGGGCAGCACAGTATTCTCTTTTAAGTGCTGAAAAAGGACTTGCTATAGCAAAAGCTGAACGAAGCCCCAGGCTGACTCTTGGAGCTTCATACGGAAGCGGTTATTCTGATATACGCGAAAGAGTAACCGGGCTTAGCGATTTTCAAACGTTTCCTATTGGAAAGACCCAGACAACTGGAGAAACTGTGGTATCGTTGCCTGCCCAAACCCCAATTTACGGCAATTATCCTTTTAATAACCAGATCAAGGATAATGCCAATACTAACATTATGCTGGGCCTGAGCATCCCGATTTTTAACGGCTGGAAAGCGAATTCTTCCATTGCCAATGCAAAGCTGGCTATGGTGAACTCGAAATATTCTCTGCAAAATGCAAAAAACATGCTGTATAAGGATATCTGCCAGGCTTATACCGATGCCCTTGCAGCTTTAAAGAAATACAGGGCCACCGATAAGGCCTTGTCATCGATTGAAGAATCATTCAAGTACACCCAACAAAAATATGAAATCGGGTTGATGAATTTTGTGGATTACAGCACAGTCAAAAATCAGTTGGCCAAAACCCAGTCAGAATTATTGCAGGCCAAATATGAATATATTTTCAAATTGAAAGTTCTAGATTTTTATAAGGGGAATCCTATAACATTATAGTTTAGTTATGAAATCGAAAAAGACACTGAGATATCTGATAATTGCCGTAATCGTGCTGATTATTATCGTGATTATCGGGAAGAAAGCCGGATGGCTTGGGAAAGCCGATGCCATTAAGGTGAGCACCGAAAAAGTAGGGCGGCATTCCATTATTGAGACCATTACCGCAAATGGGAAAATACAACCTGAAACTGAAGTAAAAATCAGTCCTGATGTTTCGGGTGAGATTGTGGCTTTGTATGTGAAAGAAGGGGATAGCGTGACCAAGGGGCAGCTGTTGTTAAAAATAAAGCCGGATATTTATATTTCCGGACGTGATCGTGCTGCAGCCGCTGTTAATACGGCAAAGTCGGCTTATCAAAATGCTTTGGCCCGCCTGGCTCAGTCTAAAGCCCAGTTTGAACAAAACAAACTTGCTTATGAGCGCAGTAAAAAACTGTGGCAGCAGAAAGCTATTTCTCAATCCGACTGGGAATCGGCTATGTCTACTTATGAGATGTCGCAATCTGATGTGGAAGCAGCAAAACAGAATGTAAAATCAGCCGAATATAACATTAAAAGTGCTGATGCTTCATTGAAGGAAGCCAATGAGAACCTGGTGAAAACATCCATCTATGCCCCGATGAGCGGAATTGTTTCTGCCCTGAATGTTGAGAAAGGGGAGCGGGTAGTAGGTACTTCCATGATGGCAGGTACCGAAATGCTTCGTATTGCCGATCTTAACCGCATGGAAGTTAAGGTGGATGTGAACGAAAATGATATTGTCCGCGTAAAAGTTGGGGATACTGCCCTTGTTGAGGTGGATGCTTATTTGGATCAGAAATTTAAAGGTACAGTGACTGAAATTTCAAACTCTGCAAATACCACAAATGTTTCTTCTGCCGATCAGGTCACCAATTTCACCGTCAAGATTCTGCTGCTGAGGAATTCATACAGGAATCTTATCGCTCAAGGGAACAGAAATCCATTTCGACCGGGAATGTCTGCAAATGTTGATATTCAGACGATCAAGAAACATAATATCCTGACTGTTCCTATTCAGGCGGTTACGGCAAAAAGCGATTCGGCACTCAGGGCTTCAGCAGCAACTGAAAAATCCGGAAATCAAGGGAAGCAACTGACGGATAGTGTCAGGAAAGAAATTGTATTCCTTTATAATCAGAAAGATAAAAAAGTAAAAATCTGCGAAGTCAAAACAGGGATACAGGATAATTACAACATTGAAATTCTCTCCGGCCTGAAAGAAGGAGACGAAGTTGTGGTAGCTCCTTACAACGCTATTTCAAAGAAATTAAAAGATGGAACTCAGGTTGAAAAAGTACCTAAGGAAAAACTATTTGAAAATCAAAAGTAAACTTTGCGATTAAAAAAACCGTATTTTTGTCCCTGATAAAATAAGTTGGGATAAAAATGCCGGTTATATTAAATATTGAGACGTCAGCACAGATGTGTTCTGTATCGCTTTCTAAGGACGGGAACCTAATTGGATATAAAGAAAGTACTGAAAATAATACCCATGCTTCTTTGCTGGGATTATACATTGACGGGTTA encodes the following:
- a CDS encoding TolC family protein, encoding MKFYNFFLSLLLVAWTSTGTAIGQGSWSLRKCIDYAIAHNLQVKQQEVNARMSENTYLQSRLDVLPNLNASGGFNYSLGRALDQTTYQFTSNQKIKSSNFSVNSSVNLFSGFQQANTIKQNHFNLMASLSNVEKVKNDISLNIASAFLQILFCQELLEVANNQLELSQQQVDHTRTLYNAGSVPQGKLFEIQAQAASDELQVVNSQNSLDLSKLTLIQLLDLDSIKNFEIEKPNLGFIKIDTLEFTIDSVFNRAQELPQIRAAQYSLLSAEKGLAIAKAERSPRLTLGASYGSGYSDIRERVTGLSDFQTFPIGKTQTTGETVVSLPAQTPIYGNYPFNNQIKDNANTNIMLGLSIPIFNGWKANSSIANAKLAMVNSKYSLQNAKNMLYKDICQAYTDALAALKKYRATDKALSSIEESFKYTQQKYEIGLMNFVDYSTVKNQLAKTQSELLQAKYEYIFKLKVLDFYKGNPITL
- a CDS encoding efflux RND transporter periplasmic adaptor subunit; protein product: MKSKKTLRYLIIAVIVLIIIVIIGKKAGWLGKADAIKVSTEKVGRHSIIETITANGKIQPETEVKISPDVSGEIVALYVKEGDSVTKGQLLLKIKPDIYISGRDRAAAAVNTAKSAYQNALARLAQSKAQFEQNKLAYERSKKLWQQKAISQSDWESAMSTYEMSQSDVEAAKQNVKSAEYNIKSADASLKEANENLVKTSIYAPMSGIVSALNVEKGERVVGTSMMAGTEMLRIADLNRMEVKVDVNENDIVRVKVGDTALVEVDAYLDQKFKGTVTEISNSANTTNVSSADQVTNFTVKILLLRNSYRNLIAQGNRNPFRPGMSANVDIQTIKKHNILTVPIQAVTAKSDSALRASAATEKSGNQGKQLTDSVRKEIVFLYNQKDKKVKICEVKTGIQDNYNIEILSGLKEGDEVVVAPYNAISKKLKDGTQVEKVPKEKLFENQK